In Erigeron canadensis isolate Cc75 chromosome 1, C_canadensis_v1, whole genome shotgun sequence, a single window of DNA contains:
- the LOC122588563 gene encoding uncharacterized protein LOC122588563, giving the protein MSKEGIKITESTVIRSKLTALVDKFFPGKISLFKILSDGDTVLTPPDGYVGFYLQSASEGNVRYPFSAFMLEVLDFFEIHISTITPLGLSRIIAFEVMCRAYGGEPSLDLFRYFVQTCPSGDWATVGNRSKAGCFKRGGLDIRDWKSQFVFMRSSLIPKEYESVTDKKLLCVHAKYDNPFPDYAVDTLCREIWLHPITVVAYPDVVLYKAKLIPSLPGGVNIDDMTFRKFVRKGVKEVTVVPRIERQGSGTADAPSQNAGSSGVHNDNPEVQSAADPPILNVDYSDVEVLEVFATDKKKKKKSAPSASVPQSVAGRLKRRKVGDEAKDSEFRKPSSPKTALHDQEILNWLNGDNMNAKDVKKIDNMDNETFLKVFKKDRQFHAYLDAVAARRFSRMAIDLRSKSLEVHLLTATVEDLKAREARFVTTVEASDLVQSLRQQLNMLKANAVVHEESLAKLQKEVDQEKENSCLLRDQVDLLKVDRARVVTKVIPYVSKSLLYSDEVEQLLGDLTSAERANERSTLLEEFLAEGKCDLTCRGDFVPNASHELEVADHKWKEVVFPFLEKVVTDPHAAVEDLLKIVPDVIQPEDNEGPQ; this is encoded by the exons ATGTCGAAAGAGGGCATAAAAATTACTGAGTCCACCGTCATTCGATCAAAGCTAACTGCGCTTGTTGATAAGTTTTTCCCTGGTAAAATATCTTTGTTTAAAATACTATCTGATGGTGACACCGTTTTGACCCCTCCTGATGGGTATGTAGGTTTTTATTTGCAGTCAGCATCTGAAGGCAATGTTAGGTACCCTTTTTCTGCTTTCATGCTTGAAGTCCTTGACTtctttgaaatccatatttctACCATCACTCCTTTAGGGTTGTCTAGGATTATTGCCTTTGAGGTGATGTGTAGGGCATATGGCGGAGAGCCGTCATTAGATTTGTTTAGGTACTTTGTTCAAACTTGCCCCTCTGGTGATTGGGCTACAGTGGGCAATCGCTCCAAGGCGGGTTGTTTTAAGAGGGGTGGGTTGGATATTCGTGACTGGAAAAGTCAATTTGTGTTCATGAGATCATCGTTAATCCCTAAGGAATATGAGTCTGTCACCGATAAAAAGTTACTGTGTGTCCATGCCAAATATGACAACCCTTTCCCAGACTATGCCGTTGATACATTGTGTCGAGAAATTTGGTTGCATCCCATAACAGTTGTAGCATATCCTGATGTTGTTTTGTATAAAGCCAAACTGATACCATCTCTGCCTGGTGGTGTGAATATTGATG ATATGACTTTTAGGAAATTTGTAAGGAAAGGAGTGAAGGAGGTTACTGTTGTGCCTCGCATTGAAAGACAGGGAAGTGGTACCGCTGATGCGCCTTCTCAGAATGCAGGATCTTCTGGCGTCCATAACGACAATCCTGAGGTGCAAAGTGCTGCAGATCCACCAATCCTGAATGTGGATTATTCTGATGTTGAAGTTCTTGAAGTATTTGCTACtgataagaagaagaagaagaagtcaGCTCCAAGCGCAAGTGTCCCTCAGTCTGTTGCAGGTCGATTGAAAAGAAGGAAAGTAGGCGATGAAGCAAAGGATTCTGAGTTCCGTAAGCCCTCTTCCCCTAAGACTG CTTTGCATGATCAAGAAATTCTGAATTGGTTGAATGGTGACAATATGAATGCTAAGGATGTGAAGAAAATTGACAACATGGACAACGAGACCTTCCTGAAGGTTTTCAAAAAAGATCGCCAGTTCCATGCTTATCTTGATGCTGTTGCTGCTAGGCGTTTTTCCAGAATGGCTATTGATCTTAGATCTAAAAGTTTGGAGGTGCATTTGTTGACAGCCACTGTTGAAGATTTGAAAGCCAGGGAGGCCAGGTTCGTGACCACTGTTGAAGCATCCGATCTGGTTCAGAGTTTGAGGCAGCAGCTGAACATGTTGAAGGCAAACGCCGTTGTCCATGAAGAGTCTTTGGCCAAACTCCAAAAAGAAGTTgatcaagaaaaggaaaataGCTGTTTGTTGCGTGATCAGGTTGATTTGCTGAAGGTTGACAGAGCAAGGGTAGTGACTAAGGTGATCCCGTATGTGAGCAAGTCCTTGCTTTATAGCGATGAGGTTGAGCAGCTGTTGGGTGATTTGACCTCTGCTGAGAGAGCTAATGAGAGGTCCACTTTGTTGGAGGAGTTTTTGGCCGAGGGAAAGTGTGACCTGACCTGCAGGGGTGATTTTGTCCCTAATGCCTCTCATGAGCTGGAGGTAGCTGATCACAAGTGGAAGGAAGTTGTTTTTCCATTCTTGGAGAAGGTTGTTACTGACCCTCATGCTGCTGTTGAAGACTTGCTTAAGATTGTCCCTGATGTGATTCAACCGGAAGACAATGAAGGACCCCAGTGA